A region of the Stieleria neptunia genome:
ATCTTTTCGGCCTGGACGACCTGCGTTTGATCCCCTTTCGGCTCGGCCACGCGGTGCCGTTGTTCTGTAACGAGACCGTCGAATCGAACATCCGCCGGGCCTACGCCTACGCCTTCGCCGATCGCGAGGACACCCACCCGGGGGCGACACCGAAGCTGGAGTTCACTCGGATCGACGAGTCGCCCTTTGAAGCCCTGGGAACGACCTTCATCCCGATCCCGATGAAACACGGCCCGCACTTCAACGTGCTCGGATTTCGCATCGGTGATTTCGCCTACTGCACCGACACCAACTTCATCCCGCCGACATCTCTGGAACGACTGCGGGGCGTGAAAACCCTGGTCATCGGGGCGCTGCGGATGGAGCCCCATCCGACGCATTTTAATCTGCAGGAAGCCATCGACGTCGCCCGCGCCGTGGGTGCCCAACGGACCCTGCTGACCCACACCGGTCACCAGCTCGACTACCAAAAAACCTGCGACTGGCTGCCGGCCGGGATCGACATGGCTTACGACGGTTTGCAAGTCGACATCAGGGTTTGAGTTGGGAGTTGGGAGTTGGCAGAAAAATGGTGGGCAGAAAAATGGACGTCGGAAAGGAACGAATCAGACAAGAAAATGGGTGACAGGAAAATTTCTTGCATCGTCTGATGACGGAAGGTCCAGAACCCAGAACCTGGGGCTGGGGACGCCGGAAGTCAAAACGTTCGTCCGGGGCACATGGGCGGTGTGAGTTGCTCTATACTTCGCCGCTGGTCGTGAATTGATTGTTTGTTTTTTCCCGAGGTCTCGATGTCGTCGCTTTCGGACACACAACGCTCCAACGCCCGCTTGGGGCTCTGGCTGTTCGCTGTTTATTTGGTGCTTTATCTGGGGTTCGTGTTTCTCAGCGCGTTTGCCGCGGACGTGATGGAACGCCCCGTTCTCGCCGGATTGAACCTGGCCATCGTCTATGGGTTCGGATTGATCGTCGGCGCCTTGGTGATGGCATTGCTCTATGGAGTGCTTTGCAAATCCGAACCGTTGAACGAATCAACAGACGGTTCGGCATCACACGGTGCGTCCACTGGCGATAAGCCGCAGGGGGACCCGGCGTGATTTACGACCCTTCATGGATTGCCGTTTTTGTCTTTTTTACGTTTGTCGGTGCGACGGTCGGCCTGAGTTTTTACTTGGGACGAAAAGCGAAATCGTCGGCGGGTTATTTTGCCGCTCACGGCCAAATCCCGTGGGCGGTCAATGGGATCGCGTTCGCGGGGGATTACTTGTCCGCGGCCTCGTTCCTGGGCATCTGCGGAATGATCGCCTCCTACGGCTACGACGGCTTCTTGTATTCGATCGGCTTTTTGGCGGGTTGGATCGTGGCCTTGTTCGTCATCGCCGAGCCGATGAAACGCTTGGGGCGATTCACCTTCGCCGACGCGTTGGATGCCAAATTTGATTCACGCGGGATCAAAGCCGCCGCGGGCGCCAGCACGCTGGTGGTCAGCGTGTTTTATCTGATTCCCCAGATGGTCGGTGCCGGATCGCTGATCCAGCCGTTGCTCGGTTTCCCGCACTGGGTGGGCGTCGTGCTGGTCGGGATTGTCGTGATCACGATCGTCGTCACCGCGGGCATGGTTTCGACGACGTGGGTGCAGTTTCTGAAAGGATCCTTGTTGGTCATTTTCAGCGCCGTACTGGTCGTGTTGTTGCTCGGCCGCGGGTTTGTGGCCCAGCCCGATGCGTTTGAAACGATCGGCCCGATGCCGGCGTCCGACTTGAATCAACCCGAGATCGCCGGTCGGTCCGTTTTGCCGGCCGCGGATGGTTGGCAGGAACACGAGGATCTGGTCCGTTTCACGCGCAGCGATGATGTCGGCTTTGATCTTTTTCACGTCCAACCGGCCGGCGAGGACCAAGTCATCTTGCGGCAGGCGCAAGCGATCCGGGGAACGTCCGACGGAGACCTGGTCGATGGCGCACCGCTGGGACGCGACGCGAAGCAGAAGGAACTGAAGCCGGTCGGCACGCTCACCAAACTACCCGATGGCCAGTCAGAGACGGGGCCGCTGGGGCCGGTCAGTTTCTTCAACACCCTCGGTGACAGCGAAGTCGTGCTGTGGCGGAACAAGACGGTCGAGCACGACGATGAAACCAAATCGACGGTCTACTTTCAAAAACTGACACCCGGCAACGAAGTCCTCCGCCCCGGTGAACACCCCAAATTCGCCGGCATTCGAAGCGACGCGCCCAGCGGCAAGTTGAATTTTCTTTCGTTGATGCTGGCCTTGTTTTGCGGGACCGCATCGCTGCCCCACATCCTGATCCGCTACTACACCGTCAAAGACGGCGCGGCGGCCCGCAAGAGCACGATCGTCGGGATCGCCAGCATCGGTTTCTTCTACGTCCTGACGCTGTACCTGGGACTCGGTGCGATGACCAGCGGCTCGATGGATTTGACCGACAGCAACATGGCCGCTCCGCTGCTGGCACGCAGCATCAGCACGTGGTTGTTCGCGATCATTTCCGCGATCGCATTCACGACGGTGCTGGGGACCGTCAGCGGATTGATCCTGGCCAGCAGTGGCGCCGTCGCCCACGACATCCTGGTCGGCGTGGTCGGCATGCAGTTGTCCGAAGCCAAAAAGGTACGGATCGCAAAGATCGCCGCGGTCGTCGTCGGCGCGATCGCGATCGTGCTGGGAATCCTGTTCAAAGAAATGAACGTCGGCTACCTGGTCGGCTGGGCCTTCAGTGTCGCCGCCAGCGCCAACCTGCCCGCGTTGGTGATGCTGCTGTTCTGGAAAGCGACGACCAAGGAAGGCATCGTGGCCAGCGTGCTGGTCGGCATGACCAGCTCACTCGGTTGGATCCTGCTGTCGGCCGACACCTACAAGAGCGTCTATGGCTGGGATCCGGAGCTGGCCTATGCACCGTTCAGCCAACCCGGCATCGTCACGATTCCCTTGGCGTTTGTCACGCTGATTGTGGTTTCGTTGATGACACAGCCGAAAGCGGCCGCGGCTTGAATCAGAGAGCGGCAACAGTGGGATAGGCTTCCAGCCTGTCATCTTCAACTCATTCCAAGGCTCCGCCTGGGAACGCGAGGCAGGTGTGGCTCTGCCACACGCCGTTCACGGGCGGGAGGCGGGAGCCTCCGTGACAGTGTGTTCCCAGGCGGAGCCCGGGAACAAGGGAATCAGAGAGCGGCAACAGTGGGATAGGCTTCCAGCCTGTCATCTTCAACTCGTTCCAAGGCTCCGCCTGGGAACGCGAGGCAGCTGTGGCTCTGCCACACGCGGTTCACGGGCGGGAGGCGGGAGCCTCCGTGACAGTGTGTTCCCAGGCGGAGCCCGGGAACAAGGGAAATGTGGGATAGGCTTCCAGCCTGTCATCTTCAACTCATTCCAAGGCTCCGCCTGGGAACGCGAGGCA
Encoded here:
- a CDS encoding MBL fold metallo-hydrolase, which encodes MPFVPESSRPHEGLVTFLGTGTSVGVPAIGCDCEVCQSKDPRNNRTRCAITVRLPGGTVLIDTPPDLRVQLIRERIRLVHAVVYTHEHADHLFGLDDLRLIPFRLGHAVPLFCNETVESNIRRAYAYAFADREDTHPGATPKLEFTRIDESPFEALGTTFIPIPMKHGPHFNVLGFRIGDFAYCTDTNFIPPTSLERLRGVKTLVIGALRMEPHPTHFNLQEAIDVARAVGAQRTLLTHTGHQLDYQKTCDWLPAGIDMAYDGLQVDIRV
- a CDS encoding DUF485 domain-containing protein produces the protein MSSLSDTQRSNARLGLWLFAVYLVLYLGFVFLSAFAADVMERPVLAGLNLAIVYGFGLIVGALVMALLYGVLCKSEPLNESTDGSASHGASTGDKPQGDPA
- a CDS encoding sodium/solute symporter; translation: MIYDPSWIAVFVFFTFVGATVGLSFYLGRKAKSSAGYFAAHGQIPWAVNGIAFAGDYLSAASFLGICGMIASYGYDGFLYSIGFLAGWIVALFVIAEPMKRLGRFTFADALDAKFDSRGIKAAAGASTLVVSVFYLIPQMVGAGSLIQPLLGFPHWVGVVLVGIVVITIVVTAGMVSTTWVQFLKGSLLVIFSAVLVVLLLGRGFVAQPDAFETIGPMPASDLNQPEIAGRSVLPAADGWQEHEDLVRFTRSDDVGFDLFHVQPAGEDQVILRQAQAIRGTSDGDLVDGAPLGRDAKQKELKPVGTLTKLPDGQSETGPLGPVSFFNTLGDSEVVLWRNKTVEHDDETKSTVYFQKLTPGNEVLRPGEHPKFAGIRSDAPSGKLNFLSLMLALFCGTASLPHILIRYYTVKDGAAARKSTIVGIASIGFFYVLTLYLGLGAMTSGSMDLTDSNMAAPLLARSISTWLFAIISAIAFTTVLGTVSGLILASSGAVAHDILVGVVGMQLSEAKKVRIAKIAAVVVGAIAIVLGILFKEMNVGYLVGWAFSVAASANLPALVMLLFWKATTKEGIVASVLVGMTSSLGWILLSADTYKSVYGWDPELAYAPFSQPGIVTIPLAFVTLIVVSLMTQPKAAAA